The genomic interval ACAGGGGCGCCGCTACCAAACCTGGTGGCGATACGCTCAGTTGGGCTGGTCATCGGCGACAACTGTCCCTAACAGACACAGATTGGCTGGTGCGCATTGGTCAAGCTGATGCTGCTAGCCAATTTTCAACGGGCTGCTAGGGTGTAATCCGCCATGCTCAACAACGTGCCGAGCGACGAGACGTTGACCTTTGACCCGTCGCAGGGGGTCAGTTTCGCGGTGGATGTAAACCACCGTTAAACGCTCCGTGTGACCCGGATCACGGTGCCATCGAGCAAGCCCCCGGCGAGGTCGTAGGAGCGTCACAGATCGCTGGATCGACGGGCATGTTGGCGCGATGGGGCCGGTGCCACAGTGACCTGTGCCGTGGCCGGCGACATCATCCTCTCGTACAGTGCTCGCTCACCTGCCCTCACCGCCAGGATGTCACCGATCCGTGTCTCGTGCTGCTAACCGTCGCCCTCGCTCCCTAGCCGCCGGTTTGCGCTTGCGCGTCGCGGTGACGATCGTGGCCGTGGTGGTGCTCGTTCAAGCGACCAACCTCCTGGTGCTGGTGAGCGGTGACCTGAGCACCCTGGAGCCGACCATCACGGGCGAGGGACCCGACACGGGGCTTGATTTGCCCAGGGCATTCTTCCTAGGGGCTGTGGCCGGGCTACTGGCCTGTGTGCTCGCCGTGCAGATGCTGGCGCGCTCCATCACCCGTCCCTTGCGTGAACTTACGCGCAGCGCCCTGCGCCTGCAGCGAGGCCAGTACCGCACCCCCATCCGCTCGAGTCGGCGCGACGAGCTCGGTGCCCTCGCGCGCACCTTAGACGCCATGCGCCGAGCGATCATCAAGCGCGAGGGAGAGGTGTTGCAGTTGGCGTACAACGACACGCTGACCGGGCTTGCCAACCGCTCACGCTTTCAGCACCGGTTGCAAACACTTCTGGGCGAGGCCGCGGTCATGGGCGCCCCGCGGGCTGTGCTCAGTATGGATCTCGATAGGTTCAAGGTCGTCAACGACACCTTGGGACATGAGGTGGGTGACTACGTGCTGCAGCAGGTGGGCGAGCGCCTGCGGGCCGTGCTGAACGATGAAGATGTGCTGGCCCGCTTGGGCGGAGATGAGTTTGCGATCCTGCTCCATGATGGCCGTAGAGAACGTGCGATTGCGGTGGCGCGCGAGGTGAGTGGACTGCTGCGCCAACCCTTTTGGTACGACGGTCAATCGCTCGATGTGGGGGTCAGTATAGGTGTGGCGAGGGCGCCGGAGCACGGCACGGAGGCGCTGACCCTAATGCGCAGTGCGGAGCAGGCCATGTATGCGTCCAAGCGGGACCACATCATGGTGGTGGAATACGCACCTGAGCTGGACCGACAGAAGTCTCAGCTATCACTCCTTTCGGACTTGCGAGAGGCGATGGAGCAGGGGCAGCTCACACTCTTCTTCCAGCCCAAGGTGTCGGTGCGCAGCGAGTCGGTGCGCTCTGTCGAGGCACTCATGCGCTGGATACACCCCGAGCGTGGACTGATTCCCCCGGACGCGTTCATTCCCTTCGCAGAGCAGACCGGATACATCAAGGAGCTGACCCTGTGGGCGATCGAGGCAGGGTTGAAGCAGTGTGCCGAATGGCGCGCGGAGGGGTTGACGCTTCGTGTCGCCGTCAACGTGTCGACGCGGGATCTTCTAAGCGACGATCTGGCCGCCCGAGTGGGGGAGCTGTTGCGCGTGTATCGGCTGCCACCGCGCGCCCTGTGCCTGGAGATCACCGAGAGTGGCTTTATGAGCGAGCCCCAGCGCGCGCTCGCGGTACTGGAGGAACTCGCCTCGCTTGGCGTGAAGCTCGCGATCGATGACTATGGCACAGGCTACTCGTCCCTGGCGTACCTGATGCAGCTACCCGTGCACGAACTGAAGGTCGATCGAGCCTTCGTCAGGGACATCGGCAAGGACCCTCGTCTCGCCACGATCGTTCGTTCCACCGTCGATCTCGGTCACAACCTCGGTCTGTCCGTGGTGGCGGAGGGCGTCGAGGACGAAGATGCCTGGCAGTGCCTCTGTGACTACGGATGTGATGTGGCCCAGGGCCACTACTTTGCGCCGCCGATGCCGGCCAACGAACTCACCCCTTGGATACTCGCGCGAGCTTCCCAAGCTGGGCACACCAGCCCCGAGCGGTCGGGCACTCCACGGGAGCGGCCAGCGCAGGCACGCGCAGACAGCGAACGACGGGCCGGCTAGGTCTCTGCCTGCGCCAACGGCGCCAGCAACACGACATCCCCAGTGGATTGCTCGGTGGGGGATCGCCCAGGGGGCTCCGTGCCGACCGCCAGCTTCGCGGACCGTACTACTGCCTCTAGCGCGACGGAGCTGAGCTTGGCGCGCAGTGCGCCCAAGCCCGGTGGGCGACCAAGTGAGACCGGCACACCATCCGCCGGCAACATCCAGAGTTCGTAAGACCTGGTCGGTGAGTAGCGCCGCCGGCCCAGGTGGGGCGATGTCGACCAGACCGTAGCCGCTCCACCAAAGTCGCTCAAGTGCATCCGCAGCCCAGACTCGACCGTAGAAGGAGGACAGTCGCCAAGCAGGAGAGTTCTCATGCGCATCTCGATGCTCCCATTCCCTTGCGGACGGTTTCGTACCGTCGTGCCGCGGCGCGTCGAGCGCCGTCACGGGGGCGCCTTGGTGCTGCTAGCACTGCTGTTCGTCGGCATCTTGGGGGCGTGTACACGCGCACCGATCTCAACGCCCGGGGCAATCCGCGGCGCGGCGACCGAGCCAGTCCCGGTGGACTGCGCCGTGGCCCTCGTCCCACACCGGGGGGATGCACCCGTCGATGCGCAGATCCGCCAGTACCAGCGGGAAGCGATCGATCAACCTTCACCTAACACGAAGCGATACACAGCTTGGATCGAGCGTCTTGGTTGGGCCTACGTAAGCGCATCGCGAGTCCACCAAGACGAGGGGTTTCTTACTTTGGCGGAACAGGCGGGGG from Pseudomonadota bacterium carries:
- a CDS encoding EAL domain-containing protein; translated protein: MSRAANRRPRSLAAGLRLRVAVTIVAVVVLVQATNLLVLVSGDLSTLEPTITGEGPDTGLDLPRAFFLGAVAGLLACVLAVQMLARSITRPLRELTRSALRLQRGQYRTPIRSSRRDELGALARTLDAMRRAIIKREGEVLQLAYNDTLTGLANRSRFQHRLQTLLGEAAVMGAPRAVLSMDLDRFKVVNDTLGHEVGDYVLQQVGERLRAVLNDEDVLARLGGDEFAILLHDGRRERAIAVAREVSGLLRQPFWYDGQSLDVGVSIGVARAPEHGTEALTLMRSAEQAMYASKRDHIMVVEYAPELDRQKSQLSLLSDLREAMEQGQLTLFFQPKVSVRSESVRSVEALMRWIHPERGLIPPDAFIPFAEQTGYIKELTLWAIEAGLKQCAEWRAEGLTLRVAVNVSTRDLLSDDLAARVGELLRVYRLPPRALCLEITESGFMSEPQRALAVLEELASLGVKLAIDDYGTGYSSLAYLMQLPVHELKVDRAFVRDIGKDPRLATIVRSTVDLGHNLGLSVVAEGVEDEDAWQCLCDYGCDVAQGHYFAPPMPANELTPWILARASQAGHTSPERSGTPRERPAQARADSERRAG
- a CDS encoding anti-sigma factor; this encodes MRTLLLGDCPPSTVESGLRMHLSDFGGAATVWSTSPHLGRRRYSPTRSYELWMLPADGVPVSLGRPPGLGALRAKLSSVALEAVVRSAKLAVGTEPPGRSPTEQSTGDVVLLAPLAQAET